The nucleotide sequence TGCCGCAGTATAGTGGGCTCAAGCATGTTGACGATCAACACGATGCGCAGTGGTTAGCCCATTTACTCCGGCTAGGTTTGCTCCCTACCGGGTACATTTACCCCAAAGCGGAACGGGCCGTGCGGGACTTGTTGCGGAAGCGCAGTCAGTTGGTTCGGCACAAGACCATGGTCGTGCTGAGCCTACAAAGCCTGCTGACACGACTGACTGGCAATCGGCTCTCCCTCCCTCGGCTTCGACAGCTCACCCCAGAGGGCATTCAGGCACTTGTGCCATTTCCCGAACATGTGCAATCGGTCAGCAGTTCGTTGGCTGTGCTGCAATGTCTGGAGCACGAGATTCACACGATTGAGGGCACGGTTCGGGAAGCGGGGCGGACTCAGCCGGGCTATGTGCTCTTACAGACCGTCCCCGGAATCGGGCCGATCTTGGCGGGCACCATTCTCCTGGAAGCCGGTGACCTGCGGCGGTTTGCGACCGTGGGACACTTCGCCTCCTACTGTCGCTGTGTCGGCAGCGAACATGTGAGTAACGGCAAACGCAAAGGGGCTGGCAACACGAAGAACGGCAACAAGTATTTAAGCTGGGCGTTCATCGAGGCGGCGCACTTCGCCATTCGCTATGAGGCCGTGATTCGCACGTATTATCAGCGCAAGCAGGCACGGACGCATCCCCTTGTGGCGCTGAAGGCCGTGGCCCATAAATTGGCGCGGGCCTGCTATCACATGCTCCGTGCGCAGGTGCCATTCGATCTGTCCCGCGCTTTTGGCTAGGCGCGGCAGAGCTGGGGGGAGCTGGGAGCTCGCAAAGGGGTTGAGGCCACACCTCGCACTCCCGATTAGCCCCGGTCTTCCCCCTTCAACTCCCTCGCCACTGGCGTGGGGACTGAGACGCCTCGACCGTGAGCCATGATGGGGTTGGCGCCAGCCCGCTGGTAGCCAGACGTCCTGTGCGTAGGTATGCTGGACACGGCCGGGAACCG is from Candidatus Nitrospira nitrosa and encodes:
- a CDS encoding IS110 family RNA-guided transposase yields the protein MMCYAGIDLHATNSVLVVIDEADRVLYQKRLRNDLAVIFTALTPYQTTLQGVVVESTYNWYWLVDGLMEAGYRVHLAHAPALPQYSGLKHVDDQHDAQWLAHLLRLGLLPTGYIYPKAERAVRDLLRKRSQLVRHKTMVVLSLQSLLTRLTGNRLSLPRLRQLTPEGIQALVPFPEHVQSVSSSLAVLQCLEHEIHTIEGTVREAGRTQPGYVLLQTVPGIGPILAGTILLEAGDLRRFATVGHFASYCRCVGSEHVSNGKRKGAGNTKNGNKYLSWAFIEAAHFAIRYEAVIRTYYQRKQARTHPLVALKAVAHKLARACYHMLRAQVPFDLSRAFG